The stretch of DNA TGCCCAACACATTAGTTGCTGATATTCCCACGCAAATAGCAGGATATACGCCAGAAAATTACGATTTGGGTTATGATGGTGCCGTTCCGGCTTCGAGAGCATTAGCGCGATCATTGAATATTCCCGCGGTTAAAATGCTGCAGAATTACCGGGTAGAACGGTTTTATGATAAGCTGAAAAAACTAGGGGTAACCACACTTAAACAGCCGTCGGGTCATTATGGACTCTCACTCATTTTGGGTGGTGGTGAAAATTCAATGTGGGAACTTGCCGGAATTTATGCCGGATTAACCCGCATTTTAAATCATCAATCACGCGATAATGGGAAATATGCTCCCGAAGATATTCATTCTCCACTTTACTATCGTAATGCAAATGACTCTGCTGATGAGAAGGATCTTCAGGTTGCAGGTATATTGGATGCAGGAGCTATTTGGGCTACGTTTAATGCAATGGAAGAAGTAATGAGGCCAGGTGAAGAGCAATTATGGCAACAGTTTTCTTCTACCCAACGCGTGGCTTGGAAAACCGGAACAAGTTTTGGATTTAGGGATGGATGGGCTATCGGTTTAACTCCCAAATATGTGGTCGCAGTTTGGGTGGGTAATGCCGATGGAGAGGGTAGGCCCGGACTTACGGGTATTGCTGCCGCTGCGCCGGTGATGTTTGATATTTTTAAGTTATTACCTTCTTCTCCATGGTTCGAACCGCCTTATGATAAATTAAGGAAACTTCCTGTTTGCAGATTGAGCGGCTATAAAGCAAGTAAATTATGTGAGCTGGTAGATTCTGTTTGGGTTCCTAAAGCGGGTATAAATACCCCAACTTGTCCTTATCATCAGTTGGTGCATTTAGACAGAACCGGTCAGTTTCGGGTTAATTCTAACTGTGAACCTCCTGAAGTAATGCAAAATAAATCGTGGTTTGTACTCCCTCCGGCAATGGAATGGTATTATAAATCAAAAAACCAATTTTACAGACCATTACCTCCCTACAGGTCGGATTGTGCGGCAGCAATGGAGCAGGGTGCTGTGATGGAACTGATTTATCCTAAATCCGGAGCAAAGATTTATGTTCCAAGAGAAATGGATGGAAGTAGGGGTAAAACCATTTTTTCTGTGGCACATAGAAACCCTGATAGTCAGATTTATTGGCATATTGATGATAAATTTGTGGAAACCACCAAGAGTTTTCATCAAATAGCAGTAAATCCGGCACCGGGGAGACATACACTTACACTGGTTGATGAGAACGGTGAAAGATTGGAGTCGTGGTTTATTACGTTGGAAAAAGAGCAATAATTTTAATGCTTTAAACGCTTCAGTTTTTGCAAAAAGGACTTATTATTGCTGATTATATTTTTAATTAACAGTTTATTGTTAAGTGTTTGATTTTAATTGTACCTACTTATGCTAACAGCATTATCCTATCATTTAAAGGTTCGGGATTATTTTAAGCAACAGTCAAAAACCTGGACTTTCTTTAGGGAAGCAAAAAACAAAGAGGAGCAGTTAAAGGAGTTTAAAACTCAGTTGTTAAAGAGTTCCTATAAATACAATGCCGAGACCGATTCGTTGATTTATGATAAGGTTAATTTCGCAAAACAGCAGTTAGGTTTAGATCATCTGCCTGTAACTGTTTATCAGGCCGAATTTTCCGATGAAAGAAATGCCAGTATTATTTATGTTGATAATGAGGCTCATATAGTTTTTAGTGGTGCTATTACCAAATTGTTGAATGATGAAGAACTCCTGGCAATAATAGCGCACGAGCTTACTCATGTGAAGTTGTTTCAATTGTTCGATGGTGAATTGGAAATTGCCAATCGGATTATCAATGCAATTGCTAATAATTACAACAGTGATCCGGCTTATTTTGAAACTGCCCGGTTATTTAAGCTGTACACCGAAATTTTTTGCGACAGAGGGTCTTACACTGTTGTTCAAAACAGAGCCCCGATCATTACTGCGTTGGTGAAGATAGCTACTGGTGTTGAAAGTGTAAATGCTGACAGTTTTCTGAAACAAGCTGATGAAATATTTCAGCTCAATGATCTTACAAAAGCAGATACATTCTCTCACCCTGAGAATTTTATCAGGGCAAAAGCATTACAATTATGGCATGAGCAAAAAGAAGGAGCAGAGGTTGCTATCAGCCGGATTATCGAAGGACAAACGGATCTGGATAAGCTCGATATTTTTAAGCAAGTTGAGTTAGCCAATTTCACCCGGAAATTTTTACAGTTATTCCTTAAGCCTAAATGGTTTCAATCTTCTACCATCATTGCTTTGGCGAGGCAATATTTCGCTGATTTTAGCCTGGATGAAAATGCCGTGCTTAATGAATCGATATTAGCCATAACCGACACTAAAAATATCAGCATAAAAGAGTATTTAAGTTACGTACTTTTTGATTTTTCATCTGCTGATGGGTCATTGGAAGAAATTCCTCGTGGATGGGCATTCCAATTTTCAGAAGATCTGCAATTAAGAGATGAATTTGAATCAATTGTAAAGAAAGAACTGAAAATGAGTGATAAAAAAATGCAGCTTTATAAGCTGGAAGTGTTAAAGGCTTATTATGAAGTAAAAGAAAACGAAGGCGAACAGATCTACTCTGAATAGTTGTTTCGTTATGCTTATCCCATCAATCCAATCATTAATATTAAGAATTTCGCTTTGCAAATAACATTTAAAGAGTTTTTAAACACCGCTTTTGATCAAGGCAATTATACAACGGATGATGTAATTGCATTTTTAACTCCATTAATGGAAGAGGTCCTTTCTTTTCATGAAGAGAAAAAAGTAGCAAGCTTTGAAAGAGAGCGTTCCTTATTTATCAATAATAACGTACTGGATATTGATGAAAACTTTGCGCACCCAAGTGTATTAGCTCCTGATAAAATCAATTTATTATGGCAGAGATTACGTTCTCCGCATTTTGCTATAACAGGTGAGTCAAAATTTGATACCGATGTTGATTCGGGTGCGACCAAAGTAGAAGATCTGCATATTAAATGGAATTCGAATGAGGAATTAACTCATCCGGCTTACATAGCAGGTTATAATTCTTATGAGATCATTTCCGGACATCATGATGGGCTAACAGATATTTTCTGCCTGGGGTTGCTGTTAGCAAGTATCTCTATGGGGCTTAATTTTTATATAGAGGACGATCTGCGGACTTTTGTTCAATACCGTACAAACCCCATTCAATATAATAATCGCATACATCCTACAGTAGGCGCATTAATCACTCAAATGACTGAGTTAGATCGCGCAAAACGTACTCAGGATTTATACAACATCATTAATGTATTACAAAACTACCGGGATTATGATTTTGAAAAGCAAACTGATCTAAGCAATACAGCTGGTTGGGTAAATAAAGAACTCACGGAAAGAAGCCAGTTTATTTTACAGAAACTCAGAAAAAGGTTATTTGATACAAGCCGTAGAAACCGGTTGTTGTATTACAAGCCTAATATGCGTTTTGTAAACCTGACGATTAGCAGCGTTCCGAAAGTGTTGCATTATCAAAGCATCAACCCCGAACTTTTATTTACCTGGAATAAAGAAATTTCCGGTAGAATAAAAGGCATGAAAGATATTGTGCTTAATAAATACCTGCGCTTTGATGATCATCTGTATTTATTGTCTTCCTTAGACAAAATAAGAACGGAGTCGTTAAAAGATGTACGCGAGTTTGGCTTTAGTCAGTTAAAACTGGTGGTTGCATTTTTGAATTGGCATAACTTAAAAGAAAACCCGAATGAGCGTATTCAAAGTCCTTTATTGCTATTACCGGTAACGCTAAAACGAAATAAGAAATTAAAGGAAGATCTTTATGTGATGAGTGTTGAGGATAATGTGGCAGAGGTGAATCCGGTTCTGGCTAATCTTTTAAAAGATTTATACGATATAAAACTTCCTGAATTTGTCGACTTGGATGAAATGAGTCCCGAAGAGTTTTATAACTCTTTAAAGGTTCAGATTGATGCAGCCAAACAGGGTATTATTTTAAATTTTATTGATAAGCCACGAATAAAATTGATACAC from Solitalea canadensis DSM 3403 encodes:
- the pbpC gene encoding penicillin-binding protein 1C, with translation MIRKSVFWVYDKLRRLSVVKKITLAVLIGLLFWFIFLLPKQLFQTPTSFVIEDSHGELMGAAIASDGQWRFPANENVPEKFTKCIAVFEDKRYFHHLGVDPLAFSRAIRQNLRSGKVVSGGSTLTMQVIRLSRNKPRTIWQKFIEMIYAFRLELSFSKNEILSLYAANAPFGTNVVGLDAAAWRYYGRSADLLSWGEMATLAVLPNSPSLVHPGRNRLTLQTKRNKLLDKLVAENVIDQNTADLAKLEPIPDQPYALPRFAPHLLDRFRKDYQRTPGQFHQTSIRTTIQLQLQQKVVEILNRHHTYFKANSIDNAAALVLDVETGNALAYVGNVSDSGNESDVDVIPAPRSPGSTLKPLLYASLLSEGAILPNTLVADIPTQIAGYTPENYDLGYDGAVPASRALARSLNIPAVKMLQNYRVERFYDKLKKLGVTTLKQPSGHYGLSLILGGGENSMWELAGIYAGLTRILNHQSRDNGKYAPEDIHSPLYYRNANDSADEKDLQVAGILDAGAIWATFNAMEEVMRPGEEQLWQQFSSTQRVAWKTGTSFGFRDGWAIGLTPKYVVAVWVGNADGEGRPGLTGIAAAAPVMFDIFKLLPSSPWFEPPYDKLRKLPVCRLSGYKASKLCELVDSVWVPKAGINTPTCPYHQLVHLDRTGQFRVNSNCEPPEVMQNKSWFVLPPAMEWYYKSKNQFYRPLPPYRSDCAAAMEQGAVMELIYPKSGAKIYVPREMDGSRGKTIFSVAHRNPDSQIYWHIDDKFVETTKSFHQIAVNPAPGRHTLTLVDENGERLESWFITLEKEQ
- a CDS encoding M48 family metalloprotease, translating into MLTALSYHLKVRDYFKQQSKTWTFFREAKNKEEQLKEFKTQLLKSSYKYNAETDSLIYDKVNFAKQQLGLDHLPVTVYQAEFSDERNASIIYVDNEAHIVFSGAITKLLNDEELLAIIAHELTHVKLFQLFDGELEIANRIINAIANNYNSDPAYFETARLFKLYTEIFCDRGSYTVVQNRAPIITALVKIATGVESVNADSFLKQADEIFQLNDLTKADTFSHPENFIRAKALQLWHEQKEGAEVAISRIIEGQTDLDKLDIFKQVELANFTRKFLQLFLKPKWFQSSTIIALARQYFADFSLDENAVLNESILAITDTKNISIKEYLSYVLFDFSSADGSLEEIPRGWAFQFSEDLQLRDEFESIVKKELKMSDKKMQLYKLEVLKAYYEVKENEGEQIYSE